In Panacibacter ginsenosidivorans, the following proteins share a genomic window:
- a CDS encoding SUMF1/EgtB/PvdO family nonheme iron enzyme, protein MYKIVRNSFFLAAALGFASCKNGSIFKKKPEKSDVTGWNYNDKNQGGYYVFKAKDVKTGPGLVFVQGGTFTMGATEEDVMGDWNNVPRRVTVNSFFIDKTEVANVHYREYLHWLNNVFSDPQYEAVVRGAYPDTLVWRSELAYNEPYVEFYFRHPSYNYYPVVGVTWKQAHDFCIWRTDRVNENELVNAGYQNKNVIKQEMNGGGQDNFNSKSYLMGEYEGIPGKPKKNPLLDAQGRPRTKVQFEDGIMFPDYRLPTEAEWEYAALGLILENPKPRKSEKKRGEELVANKQIYSWKNEGYDNLRATKRGTWQGAFLANFKRGNGDYMGTPGGLNDRSAIPAPVTSFFPNGFGLYNMSGNVSEWVADVYRAQTNMEADDMNPYRGNVFSKVDMSGGQGNLRDSIGRIKTVPENDSSLTERRNYQHAYAINYLDGDSLSKVYYGYGVTTLVSDKSRVIKGGSWMDMPYWLSPGARRFVEEDQSSSGLGFRCAMSHFGPTEGTSSKLQNGNFFPKKRQKR, encoded by the coding sequence ATGTACAAAATAGTTAGAAACAGTTTCTTTCTCGCAGCAGCTTTGGGTTTCGCTTCCTGTAAGAACGGGAGCATATTTAAAAAGAAACCAGAAAAGTCTGATGTTACCGGCTGGAATTACAATGATAAAAACCAGGGCGGTTATTACGTTTTTAAAGCTAAGGATGTAAAAACAGGGCCGGGCCTTGTTTTTGTGCAAGGTGGCACATTTACAATGGGTGCAACCGAAGAAGATGTAATGGGAGACTGGAACAATGTGCCTCGCCGTGTAACTGTAAACTCTTTCTTTATAGATAAAACAGAAGTTGCCAATGTGCACTACCGTGAATACCTGCATTGGTTGAATAATGTTTTTTCTGATCCTCAATATGAAGCCGTTGTACGTGGCGCTTATCCCGATACTTTGGTATGGCGCAGCGAATTAGCCTATAATGAACCTTATGTGGAATTTTATTTCCGCCATCCTTCCTATAATTATTATCCTGTTGTGGGTGTAACCTGGAAACAGGCTCACGATTTTTGTATCTGGCGTACAGACAGGGTAAATGAAAATGAACTGGTAAATGCCGGCTATCAGAATAAAAATGTTATAAAACAGGAAATGAATGGTGGCGGTCAGGATAACTTCAACAGTAAATCTTACCTGATGGGCGAATATGAAGGTATCCCCGGAAAGCCTAAGAAAAATCCTTTACTTGATGCACAGGGAAGGCCGCGTACCAAAGTACAGTTTGAAGATGGCATTATGTTTCCTGATTACAGGCTCCCGACAGAAGCAGAATGGGAATATGCCGCTTTGGGTCTGATACTTGAAAATCCAAAACCCCGCAAATCTGAAAAGAAAAGAGGTGAGGAACTGGTAGCCAATAAACAGATCTATTCCTGGAAAAATGAAGGTTACGACAACCTGCGTGCAACAAAAAGAGGTACATGGCAGGGCGCATTTCTTGCAAACTTTAAAAGAGGCAACGGTGATTATATGGGTACACCAGGTGGCTTGAATGACCGTTCAGCTATACCGGCACCCGTGACTTCCTTCTTCCCTAATGGTTTTGGCTTATATAATATGAGTGGCAACGTCAGTGAGTGGGTTGCTGACGTATATAGAGCACAGACAAATATGGAAGCAGATGATATGAACCCCTACCGCGGTAACGTTTTCTCCAAAGTTGATATGAGTGGTGGTCAGGGTAACCTGAGAGACAGCATAGGACGCATTAAAACTGTTCCTGAAAATGATTCATCTTTAACGGAGCGCCGCAACTACCAACATGCCTACGCTATTAATTACCTTGATGGTGATTCATTGAGCAAAGTATATTATGGTTACGGTGTTACTACTTTAGTTAGTGATAAATCCAGGGTTATAAAGGGCGGTAGCTGGATGGATATGCCTTATTGGTTAAGCCCAGGTGCTCGTCGTTTTGTAGAGGAAGATCAAAGTAGCAGCGGACTTGGGTTCCGCTGTGCAATGAGCCACTTTGGCCCTACAGAAGGCACTTCTTCGAAATTACAAAATGGTAACTTCTTCCCCAAGAAGAGACAAAAAAGATAG
- the uvrB gene encoding excinuclease ABC subunit UvrB: protein MPFKLHAPYEPSGDQPQAIQQLTDGLISGERFQTLLGVTGSGKTYTMANVIQNVQRPALVLTHNKTLVAQLYGEFKQFFPDNAVGYFVSYYDYYQPEAYMPVSDTYIEKDLSINEELDKLRLQATSELLSGRRDIIVVASVSCIYGIGNPTDFENGIVRIQRGQTVSRQGFLHSLVNSLYTRTQIEFKRGTFRVKGDTVDINLPYVDYGYRITFFGDEIEEIETMDVQTNRRIGTVENAAIFPANLYIAPKDMLQSIMHEIQDEMMAQTEYFKSTGKLIEAQRLKERVEYDLEMIRELGYCNGIENYSRFFDRRNPGTRPFCLLDYFPKDFLCIIDESHQTIPQVAGMYGGDRSRKLILVDYGFRLPSALDNRPLNFHEFENMIGQTVFVSATPGDYELEQTGGVVVEQVVRPTGLLDPPIEIRPSVNQIDDLLDEIDKRVTKGDRVLVTTLTKRMAEEMDKYLHRINIKSKYIHSDVDTLERVEILRQLRLGEIDVLVGVNLLREGLDLPEVSLVAILDADKEGFLRNERSLTQTAGRAARNVDGLVIFYADKMTESMQRTIDETTRRREKQVAYNIEHNITPRTIKKSIEQIMKQTSVLDIKGYDVKNPYAIAPDGDIITTAAEEQEVYKTIPQMEKAIHQTKKQMEKAARDLDFIEAARLRDEMFRMQKELEAMK from the coding sequence ATGCCTTTTAAGTTACATGCACCATACGAACCGAGCGGAGACCAGCCACAAGCCATACAGCAGCTAACAGATGGATTAATTAGTGGGGAAAGATTTCAAACATTACTGGGTGTAACCGGTAGTGGCAAGACATATACGATGGCCAATGTTATACAAAATGTTCAGCGGCCTGCACTGGTTCTTACACACAACAAAACATTAGTTGCACAATTGTATGGAGAGTTCAAACAGTTTTTTCCTGATAATGCGGTTGGCTATTTTGTAAGCTATTACGATTATTATCAGCCGGAGGCTTACATGCCTGTTAGCGATACTTACATTGAAAAAGATCTAAGTATAAATGAAGAATTAGATAAGCTTCGGTTGCAGGCAACAAGTGAATTACTTTCTGGCCGCAGAGATATTATTGTAGTTGCAAGTGTAAGTTGTATCTATGGTATAGGTAACCCTACCGATTTTGAAAATGGCATTGTCCGCATTCAGCGAGGGCAAACCGTTTCAAGGCAAGGCTTTCTTCATTCATTGGTGAATAGTTTATATACCCGCACACAAATAGAATTCAAGCGTGGCACATTCCGCGTAAAAGGAGATACCGTTGATATCAATCTTCCTTATGTAGATTATGGTTATCGCATAACTTTCTTTGGAGATGAGATAGAAGAAATAGAAACGATGGATGTGCAAACCAATAGAAGAATTGGAACAGTTGAGAACGCCGCTATCTTTCCTGCTAACTTATACATTGCACCAAAAGATATGCTGCAAAGTATTATGCATGAGATACAGGATGAAATGATGGCACAGACAGAATATTTTAAAAGTACAGGTAAACTAATAGAAGCACAACGTTTAAAAGAACGTGTAGAATACGATCTCGAAATGATACGCGAACTTGGTTATTGCAATGGCATTGAAAACTACTCCAGATTTTTTGATCGTCGCAACCCAGGCACAAGACCTTTCTGTTTATTGGATTATTTTCCAAAAGATTTTTTGTGCATCATTGATGAAAGCCACCAAACCATTCCACAGGTTGCAGGTATGTATGGCGGTGACAGAAGCCGCAAACTTATTCTTGTTGATTACGGGTTTCGTTTGCCTTCTGCACTTGATAACAGACCATTGAATTTTCACGAGTTTGAAAACATGATTGGCCAAACAGTTTTTGTAAGTGCAACGCCAGGTGATTATGAACTCGAACAAACAGGAGGCGTTGTTGTTGAACAGGTTGTTCGTCCAACAGGTTTGCTCGATCCACCGATTGAAATAAGACCGAGTGTAAACCAGATTGATGACCTGCTCGATGAAATTGATAAACGTGTTACAAAAGGTGATCGTGTTTTGGTAACAACACTTACCAAACGCATGGCAGAAGAAATGGATAAATACCTGCATCGCATCAACATCAAATCAAAATATATTCATAGCGATGTTGATACGCTTGAACGTGTGGAAATATTGCGACAGTTGCGTTTGGGAGAAATTGATGTGCTCGTTGGCGTCAATCTTTTGAGAGAAGGTCTTGATCTTCCCGAAGTTTCTTTGGTTGCCATTCTTGATGCAGATAAAGAAGGATTCCTGCGTAATGAAAGATCGCTTACACAAACTGCCGGTCGTGCGGCCCGTAATGTGGACGGTCTGGTAATTTTCTATGCAGATAAGATGACCGAAAGTATGCAACGAACCATTGATGAAACTACACGCAGAAGAGAAAAACAAGTTGCTTACAACATTGAGCACAACATTACACCAAGAACCATAAAGAAATCTATAGAACAGATCATGAAACAAACTTCTGTTCTTGATATAAAAGGATACGATGTAAAAAACCCTTATGCTATTGCACCTGATGGAGACATTATAACAACTGCCGCAGAAGAGCAGGAAGTGTACAAAACAATTCCGCAAATGGAAAAAGCTATTCATCAAACAAAGAAGCAAATGGAGAAAGCTGCACGTGATCTTGACTTTATTGAGGCTGCACGTTTAAGAGATGAAATGTTCCGTATGCAGAAAGAGCTCGAAGCAATGAAATAA
- a CDS encoding S9 family peptidase produces the protein MRKIFFLSIMLLYCLSLNAQTKRSLVPSDVYRLQDVSAAQVSPDGNWVAYVVSTVDTAKDKRDNNIWMISWDGKQNIQLTYSKEDESSPKFSPDGKYISFLSSRKSGDEKDDDKDLSQLWLLDCRGGEAKKITDVTGDIDDYIWSPDGTKVLMVIEDQDFSDTASSEIRKPYVMDRYHFKQDYIGYLDRRAKHLYMLDLVTQNIDTLTTGMYDETDPDFSPDGKQIVFTSNRTQDPDRNENSDIYIMAATPNASMKQLTTWAGTDHSPKFSPDGTSIAYLQSSSNEAFTMYGEDYVAVISKDGGTPKLLSKSVDRPATNVNWSKDGKYIAALMEDDRESNVVAFDVASGAMKKLSDGKRATFDLTPNPANDSWVALMSEPNLPFELFAVENNNTRRLTHVQDSFLAPLTLPTVEPFQSKSKDGTLVSGILYKPANAVPGQKLPFILYIHGGPVGQDDYEFDIIPQSMASAGYAVAQVNYRGSSGRGVDYTRAIYADWGNKEVTDLMGAVDYLIAQGTIDENRMGVAGWSYGGILTDYTIATTTRFKAACSGAGSALQLSMYGTDQYVTQYETELGVPWKNLDKWLKVSYAFLKADKIKTPTLFMASQKDFNVPVAGAEQMYQALKSNGIPTQLIIYPNQNHGLNIPSYEVFKYTNYIDWFNKYLK, from the coding sequence ATGAGAAAAATTTTCTTTCTTTCAATAATGCTGCTTTATTGCCTTTCGCTCAATGCACAAACAAAGCGTTCACTTGTTCCCTCAGACGTTTACCGCCTCCAGGATGTAAGCGCAGCACAGGTTTCGCCGGATGGTAATTGGGTGGCTTATGTTGTAAGCACCGTTGATACAGCAAAAGACAAACGTGATAATAACATCTGGATGATTAGTTGGGATGGCAAACAAAACATACAACTTACTTATAGCAAAGAGGATGAATCATCTCCAAAGTTTAGTCCCGATGGAAAATATATTTCGTTTCTCTCTTCACGCAAAAGCGGCGATGAAAAAGATGATGATAAAGACTTATCTCAATTATGGTTGTTAGATTGTCGTGGTGGTGAAGCAAAAAAAATTACCGACGTTACCGGTGATATTGATGATTATATATGGAGCCCCGATGGTACAAAAGTGCTCATGGTTATAGAAGACCAGGATTTTTCTGACACCGCTTCTTCAGAAATTCGCAAGCCTTATGTAATGGACCGTTACCATTTCAAACAGGATTATATTGGTTACTTAGATCGTCGTGCAAAACATTTATACATGCTTGATCTTGTTACGCAAAACATAGATACACTTACCACAGGTATGTACGATGAAACTGATCCTGACTTTAGCCCCGATGGAAAACAAATTGTTTTTACAAGTAACCGAACACAAGATCCCGACAGGAATGAGAACAGTGATATTTATATAATGGCTGCAACACCCAATGCATCAATGAAACAATTGACCACATGGGCAGGCACAGATCATTCGCCAAAATTCAGTCCCGACGGTACTTCTATCGCATACTTACAAAGCAGCAGCAATGAAGCTTTCACGATGTATGGAGAAGATTATGTGGCTGTAATTTCAAAAGATGGCGGCACACCAAAATTACTTTCTAAGTCTGTTGATCGCCCTGCAACGAATGTTAACTGGAGTAAAGATGGTAAATATATTGCAGCCCTCATGGAAGATGACCGTGAAAGTAATGTGGTTGCTTTTGATGTTGCTTCAGGTGCGATGAAAAAATTATCAGATGGCAAACGCGCCACATTCGATCTTACACCAAATCCTGCAAATGATAGTTGGGTTGCATTAATGAGTGAACCGAATTTACCTTTCGAATTATTTGCTGTTGAGAACAACAACACAAGACGTCTTACGCATGTGCAGGATTCTTTTCTTGCGCCGCTTACATTACCAACTGTTGAACCTTTTCAGAGCAAGAGTAAAGATGGCACATTGGTTTCCGGCATTTTATATAAACCCGCCAATGCTGTTCCCGGTCAAAAACTTCCTTTCATTTTATACATTCATGGCGGACCTGTTGGACAAGACGATTACGAGTTCGACATTATTCCTCAAAGCATGGCGAGTGCAGGCTATGCAGTGGCGCAGGTAAATTATCGTGGCAGCAGTGGTCGGGGTGTTGATTACACAAGAGCCATCTATGCAGACTGGGGCAATAAAGAAGTTACAGATCTTATGGGCGCAGTTGATTATTTAATTGCACAAGGCACCATCGATGAAAACCGCATGGGCGTTGCAGGCTGGAGCTATGGCGGCATTCTCACAGATTATACCATTGCAACAACAACACGCTTTAAAGCCGCTTGTAGCGGCGCAGGAAGTGCTTTACAGCTGAGCATGTACGGCACCGATCAATATGTTACACAATATGAAACAGAGCTTGGTGTGCCCTGGAAAAATTTAGACAAGTGGCTCAAAGTTTCATACGCGTTTCTCAAGGCAGATAAAATAAAAACGCCAACGCTCTTCATGGCTTCGCAGAAAGATTTCAATGTGCCCGTTGCCGGTGCAGAGCAAATGTACCAGGCGCTAAAAAGCAATGGCATTCCCACGCAGCTCATCATTTATCCAAATCAAAATCATGGCTTGAATATTCCAAGCTATGAAGTTTTCAAGTACACGAATTACATTGATTGGTTTAATAAATATTTGAAGTAG
- the rplS gene encoding 50S ribosomal protein L19, whose product MNAAVQFVHEQLTAKKTYPKFKAGDNVTVNYKIIEGGKERIQGFRGDVLKIQGTGATATFTVRKISDGVGVERVFPFFSPNVESVQLNKVGKVRRAKLFYLRERSGKSARIKEKRM is encoded by the coding sequence ATGAACGCAGCAGTTCAGTTTGTACACGAGCAGCTTACAGCAAAAAAAACATATCCAAAGTTTAAAGCTGGTGATAATGTTACTGTCAATTATAAAATTATCGAAGGCGGTAAAGAACGTATCCAGGGTTTCCGCGGAGATGTATTAAAGATACAGGGTACAGGTGCAACAGCCACTTTTACTGTGCGTAAAATATCTGATGGTGTGGGTGTTGAGAGAGTGTTTCCTTTCTTTTCTCCAAACGTGGAATCAGTGCAGTTGAATAAGGTTGGTAAAGTACGCCGTGCTAAATTATTCTACCTAAGAGAGCGTAGCGGTAAGAGTGCAAGGATCAAAGAAAAACGCATGTAG
- the rny gene encoding ribonuclease Y, translating into MDQNVIYIIISLVSIAIGIIAGKFIFAKDTKKQVAEAESQAQKIISEAELKAETTKKEKILEAKEKFVQLKSEHDKEVLDRNRKISDAENRIKQKEISINQKEASLEKQVKDNEAIKENLNRQIEVVNHKRTELEKHQEEHIRRLEKIAGLTADEAKAQLVESLKNEAQTQALALQQEIIEDARQKANKEARKIIIQSIQRTAAEQTIENTVTVFNLESDEIKGQIIGREGRNIRAIEASTGVDLIVDDTPEAIILSSFDPLRREIARLSLQRLVADGRIHPARIEEVVEKTRKQLEEQVMEIGERTVIELGIHGLHKELVRIVGKMRFRSSYGQNLLMHSRETANLCGIMAAELGLNVKLAKRAGLLHDIGKVPDEETELSHALLGAKLAEKYGENPAVVNAIGAHHDEMEMQYVISPIIQACDAISGARPGARREIMQQYIQRIKDLETLAISYPGVEKAYAIQAGRELRVIVEADKVGDSDSDKLSFEIAQKIQTEMTYPGQIKVTVIREKRAVNVAR; encoded by the coding sequence ATGGATCAGAATGTTATTTATATTATAATCAGTTTAGTATCAATAGCGATAGGTATTATAGCCGGTAAGTTCATTTTTGCAAAAGATACTAAAAAACAGGTTGCTGAAGCCGAATCTCAGGCTCAAAAAATAATTTCCGAAGCAGAGCTTAAAGCCGAGACTACTAAAAAGGAAAAGATTCTTGAGGCGAAAGAAAAATTTGTACAGCTAAAGTCTGAGCATGATAAAGAAGTGCTCGATCGTAACAGGAAGATTAGCGATGCGGAAAATCGTATTAAGCAGAAAGAGATCAGCATTAATCAGAAAGAAGCTTCACTGGAGAAACAGGTTAAAGATAACGAGGCTATTAAGGAAAACTTAAACAGGCAGATTGAAGTAGTTAATCACAAAAGAACAGAACTGGAAAAGCACCAGGAAGAGCATATCCGCAGGCTGGAAAAAATTGCCGGACTAACAGCCGATGAAGCAAAAGCACAATTGGTAGAAAGTCTAAAAAATGAAGCACAGACTCAGGCACTTGCGCTTCAACAGGAAATTATTGAGGATGCCCGCCAAAAAGCAAATAAAGAAGCCCGTAAGATCATCATACAATCTATACAGCGTACCGCTGCGGAGCAAACAATTGAGAATACAGTTACCGTTTTCAATCTTGAGAGTGACGAAATAAAAGGCCAGATTATTGGTCGTGAAGGCCGTAATATCAGGGCTATTGAGGCATCCACTGGTGTTGATCTTATTGTAGATGATACCCCGGAAGCAATCATCCTTTCTTCATTTGACCCACTTCGCCGTGAAATAGCCCGTTTAAGTTTACAGCGGCTTGTGGCTGATGGTCGTATCCATCCGGCTCGTATTGAAGAAGTAGTAGAAAAGACCCGTAAGCAACTGGAAGAGCAGGTAATGGAAATAGGAGAAAGAACTGTTATTGAGCTCGGTATTCATGGATTACATAAGGAATTGGTAAGAATTGTAGGAAAAATGCGTTTCCGTTCTTCTTATGGTCAGAACCTGTTGATGCACAGCCGAGAAACAGCCAATCTTTGTGGTATCATGGCGGCTGAATTAGGATTAAATGTAAAACTTGCCAAACGGGCAGGTCTACTTCACGATATAGGCAAGGTGCCGGATGAAGAAACTGAACTGAGCCACGCCTTATTGGGTGCTAAATTAGCAGAGAAATATGGCGAGAACCCTGCAGTAGTGAATGCAATCGGTGCCCACCATGATGAAATGGAAATGCAATATGTTATCTCACCTATTATACAGGCTTGTGATGCCATTAGTGGCGCACGACCAGGTGCAAGACGCGAGATCATGCAGCAATACATTCAACGTATTAAAGATCTTGAAACGCTGGCTATTTCTTATCCGGGTGTGGAAAAAGCCTATGCTATACAGGCTGGCAGAGAATTACGCGTAATTGTCGAGGCCGATAAAGTAGGTGATTCTGACAGTGATAAACTTAGCTTTGAAATTGCTCAAAAGATTCAGACAGAAATGACTTACCCGGGCCAGATAAAGGTTACGGTTATCAGGGAGAAAAGAGCCGTAAATGTGGCCAGGTAA
- the fmt gene encoding methionyl-tRNA formyltransferase, whose product MDKNLRIVFMGTPEFAVASLNALVESGYNIVGVVTAPDKPAGRGMKMNESAVKKYAVEKGLKILQPEKLKNPAFIDELKSLNADIQVVVAFRMLPEIVWNMPPLGTINVHGSLLPQYRGAAPINWAIINGEKETGVTTFKLQHEIDTGNILLQAVIPIGEDETAGELHDKMKEVGAELLVKTIQQLGEGKLKEMPQQNIAVEIKHAPKIFTETCKIDWNKSTDEIHNLVRGLSPFPGAFTLLNEKAFKIYQSKKEMAMHNFENGSLHTDHKTYLKFACSNGFIHVTDIQLEGKKRMFTEEFLRGYRFN is encoded by the coding sequence ATGGATAAAAATCTTCGCATTGTTTTTATGGGTACCCCCGAATTTGCTGTGGCATCACTTAATGCTTTGGTCGAATCCGGGTATAACATCGTGGGGGTTGTAACAGCGCCTGATAAACCTGCCGGTCGCGGTATGAAAATGAATGAAAGTGCCGTTAAGAAATATGCTGTTGAAAAAGGGTTGAAAATTTTGCAGCCAGAAAAACTCAAGAATCCTGCTTTTATTGATGAGCTAAAATCACTGAATGCAGATATACAGGTAGTGGTAGCTTTTCGCATGTTACCAGAAATTGTTTGGAATATGCCACCCCTTGGAACAATCAATGTACACGGCTCTTTATTACCACAGTATCGGGGAGCAGCACCTATTAACTGGGCTATTATTAATGGGGAAAAAGAAACAGGTGTTACTACTTTCAAATTACAGCATGAAATTGATACCGGCAATATTCTATTACAAGCCGTTATTCCAATTGGAGAGGATGAGACTGCAGGGGAGCTCCACGATAAAATGAAAGAAGTGGGAGCGGAGTTACTTGTGAAGACCATTCAGCAGTTAGGTGAAGGAAAATTAAAAGAAATGCCACAACAAAATATTGCTGTGGAAATAAAGCATGCTCCGAAAATTTTTACTGAAACCTGTAAAATAGACTGGAATAAATCAACAGATGAAATTCATAACCTGGTACGCGGCCTTTCTCCTTTTCCCGGTGCCTTTACTTTATTAAATGAGAAGGCATTCAAGATTTATCAAAGTAAAAAAGAGATGGCAATGCATAATTTTGAAAACGGAAGTCTTCATACAGATCATAAAACGTATCTCAAGTTTGCATGTAGTAATGGATTTATCCATGTAACAGACATTCAGTTAGAAGGTAAAAAACGAATGTTCACTGAAGAATTTCTTAGGGGGTATAGGTTTAACTAA
- a CDS encoding exo-beta-N-acetylmuramidase NamZ family protein: protein MQKIFFFLVICIMTVAVNAQPKKAVASNEKIILPGAYQTTEYLPLLKGKKVGVFANQTSVIGNTHLVDSLQRLGVNVTKIFAPEHGFRGTADAGENIKTYIDEKTGITVVSLYGAKLKPAAADLKDVDIMLFDIQDVGVRFYTFISSLQYFIESAIQNNLPVIVLDRPNPNGFYVDGPVLDSSYKSFVGMQPVPVVYGMTIGEYAKMLLGEEWLPWKTARQADGKISLGEVLGFEEEHNNFRLTVIKCKNYTHKSRYVLPVKPSPNLADMDAIYWYPSTCFFEGTVLSEGRGTEHPFQIFGHPDLPDSLYAFTPKSNAGAQDPKWKDKVCYGWNLAVMKEKSPVRIQLKWLIRAYQLFPDKENFFIKPKRFNQEPEDYFFNKLAGNDELMQQLIAGKTEDEICKSWQPKLEAFKKIRKKYLLYSDF from the coding sequence ATGCAAAAAATATTTTTTTTCTTAGTTATATGTATAATGACTGTCGCAGTAAATGCACAACCTAAAAAAGCAGTTGCATCAAATGAAAAAATAATATTACCCGGTGCTTATCAAACTACAGAATACCTGCCTTTATTAAAGGGGAAAAAGGTGGGCGTTTTTGCGAATCAGACCTCTGTTATTGGTAACACGCACCTGGTGGATAGTTTACAAAGACTCGGTGTAAACGTAACAAAAATATTTGCACCCGAACATGGTTTCAGAGGTACTGCAGATGCGGGTGAAAACATTAAAACATATATTGATGAAAAAACAGGAATAACGGTTGTGTCTTTATATGGTGCAAAATTAAAACCCGCTGCAGCGGACCTGAAAGATGTGGACATAATGCTTTTTGATATCCAGGATGTAGGTGTTCGTTTTTATACTTTTATTTCTTCATTGCAGTATTTTATTGAGAGTGCTATTCAAAATAATTTGCCAGTAATTGTTCTTGACCGTCCCAACCCCAACGGATTTTATGTGGATGGCCCTGTATTAGATTCCTCTTACAAAAGTTTTGTAGGCATGCAGCCTGTGCCTGTTGTATATGGAATGACGATAGGTGAATATGCAAAAATGTTATTAGGAGAAGAGTGGCTGCCATGGAAAACGGCAAGACAGGCAGATGGCAAAATTTCGTTAGGAGAAGTGTTGGGCTTTGAAGAAGAGCATAATAACTTCAGGCTTACCGTTATTAAGTGTAAAAACTATACGCATAAAAGCAGGTATGTATTGCCTGTAAAGCCTTCACCTAATCTTGCAGACATGGATGCCATTTATTGGTATCCCTCTACCTGTTTTTTTGAAGGAACTGTTTTAAGTGAAGGCAGGGGCACAGAACATCCGTTTCAGATTTTTGGACACCCTGATCTGCCTGATTCTTTATACGCTTTTACGCCAAAATCAAATGCCGGAGCACAGGACCCTAAATGGAAAGATAAAGTTTGCTATGGCTGGAATCTGGCAGTAATGAAGGAAAAAAGCCCTGTAAGAATTCAACTAAAGTGGCTGATTCGGGCTTACCAGCTCTTTCCTGATAAAGAGAACTTTTTTATAAAACCGAAAAGGTTCAACCAGGAGCCAGAAGATTATTTCTTTAATAAACTTGCAGGCAATGATGAATTGATGCAACAGTTAATAGCCGGAAAAACAGAAGACGAAATTTGTAAAAGCTGGCAGCCAAAACTTGAAGCATTTAAAAAGATCAGGAAAAAATATCTTTTGTACTCCGATTTTTAA
- a CDS encoding FKBP-type peptidyl-prolyl cis-trans isomerase encodes MQQVKSGDTVKVHYHGKLTDGTTFDSSEGREPLEFEVGAGMMIPGFDSGVLGMIVGEKKTISIPAEEAYGPVQDEMLMEFPIDRFPPDMKPEVGMTLNMSNGQGQQFPVVIAEVKEDAVILDANHPLAGKELIFDIEMVEIAGGSSLIIMP; translated from the coding sequence ATGCAACAAGTAAAGAGTGGTGATACCGTTAAAGTGCATTACCATGGTAAATTAACAGATGGTACCACATTTGATTCTTCGGAAGGCCGCGAACCGCTTGAGTTTGAAGTGGGTGCCGGTATGATGATACCTGGTTTTGACAGCGGTGTGCTGGGTATGATCGTTGGCGAAAAGAAGACCATTAGTATCCCCGCAGAAGAAGCATATGGTCCAGTGCAGGATGAAATGCTGATGGAGTTCCCTATCGACCGTTTTCCTCCTGACATGAAGCCAGAAGTTGGTATGACATTGAACATGAGCAATGGACAAGGTCAGCAATTTCCTGTAGTGATTGCAGAAGTAAAGGAAGATGCAGTGATACTGGATGCCAATCATCCGCTTGCAGGCAAAGAACTCATTTTTGATATTGAAATGGTAGAGATTGCAGGTGGCAGTTCACTAATAATTATGCCCTGA